The Arachis duranensis cultivar V14167 chromosome 9, aradu.V14167.gnm2.J7QH, whole genome shotgun sequence genomic sequence TTCTCAAAAAAGATACCATGACTCTAATACTATATTAGAAATAAGAGAttacattaaaaaaagaatttgtaTATTATAGAATGTATTTAAGTTATtttgaaataatataatataaaaaaatatttataaatattaaaaaaattatataataaaaatttaaatatattaaataattctaataaatactaattaattttaatatattctgATATTGTTAATCTTAAGAATTAAAACAGAAATTAGTTCGTGCACAATGATGGCCGCATAGCAAGGAATTGTCCCACAGATGGCCGTGGTTTCACCGGTCTTGCTTAAGTGATCACGTGCATAGGTGCCTAGGTGGCactgattttcaaaaataaaagaataaaaatcaaAGGAGCTAGCTAGAGAGAGTTGTATTAggtttagtttatattttataattttaattagtattttaagaaagaaaatttCTCTACATTTTCTAAAGAGAAACTCTCCATATATTTTACTAAACATAACAGGTCAATAAAATTGTTACaggttttaaaaaataactttcaaaaagtaaaaataaatcaacaaatttttctacatttttttaaataactccAACACCAAATTTACTGTAAATTTTCCTAAGATGCAGAATAACTTTTTCTCTTCGTGTGTATTGCTCAACTTATAAATTTTCGAGTATAAGTTGTATTTTGAAAGTGGCTCATTCATTGTAGTAATAAAATTACATCTTTTAAGATGCTGAATGATTCCGGCATTGTTACATCGAATAGATGATGTGATTCAATGAATAAATAGTAGTCGGCCAAGAAAGAAATAACATAAAATCAATGTTAACATTATGTTACACAAAATATTGTTGCATAGTAGAATTTTTGGAAACGGGAGGAAATGATACGTAGACAAGACAAAAAGCATTCCTCTTCATAAGTTTCAAGGTTCCCCTTCTTATTCAACTGACACCATGTCCAAGTTTTAGCGCTATTAACCTTGCGAACGCTTACCTTGCGCCACACTTACACGCATTGCCCGTCCCTCTAGTTCCTGATGGTGTAGGGGTTAGAAGAAGCAGAGAGAGAAATCGTGAATTTCTAATCTATATTTACATAATGCCTTACGTGCTAGATTGATCAATTATAAGAAGACAAATTATTAGATATATATGTGTCTAACTAATATTATATGATAGTACAATATCTTACCTCTTTCAGCTATAGTCATTAGgttctttatattttaatagtAACTTTGATTTTCCATTTTTTCATGTAACACAAAAGCAGTATAAACGAAGAGACCATAGGTTTTTGGCATACCACATCATTCAGAGATGTAAGGGCAGCTTCCATTTCTGCCTTTGTCGAATAGCAAACGAAGCCATAGCCGCGTGACCTTCCTGTTTCGCCATCATACAAGACCCTAGCTCCAACCACAGTTCCATATTCTTGAAACGCTTCTGTAAGGCTCTCAGAAGTTACTGACCATGACAGATTTCCAACAAATAGCTTATGCTCAGTTTCAGGGTACAATGGTTCTTTTGGTTTTGGCTTGTCAGCGAAGTTTACCCGTAAAGTTCGGCCCAAGAATTCCTAGGATGTTAGTACAAACCTTTAGCATGCCAATAGTTTTGAAAACCAAAAACAATTCTCAAAGGGGTAGAATACTAACTTTTCCGTCAAGATTTTGTATTACTGCATTGCAATCTTCAATGCAACTCATTGTCACAAATGCAAAGCCTCTGCTTTTTCCAGTGTCCCTGTCATAGAGAAcctgtaaatatatatataagattatTAACATTATGGAATTTCTGGAATGCATCACATCCTTGtagaatgaaataaaaaaatgcaatttAGATTAAGAACTTGCAAGTATGAGGAATCTCGAACCGACATGAAATGCAACTTCCATCAAAACAGTTATCAGCTATGAAGAATCTCGAACCGACATTaatgagaagatgaagagaccTTATTTACACTTTAAAATTTGAAGATGCTACTTATAAACATTTTGTAGCATGTTGAATATTGCatagtataaattttttttgtttaatccGGTTTTTGTTCTGAATCGTCTTGGTTGGAGGATCTTCTTGACCATGTTAAGTATGGATTTTCAACattgattaaatatttatgtGAGTGTGCTGAAAACTTATACTTAAGTAGATTTTCCAATTGAGAGAATCTACTCCTGTTTACAAGAGAAAGATTTACATGAAACAATTTTAATTCAAACCCTTGAAGACACCAGCCATAATAAACGGATGGCTGAAGCCATAAGTTGATGAATCATTGGATTAATTTAAATAGAGGAAGTTTGAAATTTTACACATGATACGATTTATGAATGTTTTCTCATGATTAAACATTAAACATACTATATAGTTCGATCCATTTTGGTGAATTTTTCACgaggaatatttttttaattttaaatataatatttgtttgAAATATAATGGATGACTTCAAATTTTTGTTTACATGATAGATTGtctatacaataaaataaaataacacaaaattatttaaatacaaacaaaagaTTTAAGTCAACACTGTACGGCAAATTTCCAAAGTAAAGCTTAGTGTTGATAGAGGACTCAGTAGAATCATCTTGTTGCTGTTCTTCCAATACTTgcctttctttttcctcttcaacTAAGCCCGCATCATCAGACAAAGCAATTTCTTCTTGTGAAACAACAACAGCTGCTGAAGTTTTAGGCGTCCATAACTTAGTAACACCAATTAATGACAAAGGTTCCACAAAATAATAGCACTGGGTCAGTGATGATAACTTGCGATTGGAGGATATTGCTATGAGAGGAGGGTCTATTATGGTTTTTGAAGCGAAGCAATTTTTGACAGTAGTgttgattgaagaagaaaataaggaggAAGCTATGCGTGTCGCAGCCATGTTGAGCAAGTGCGTGATCAATGTTTATTACCGGTTGGGGACTTTAATGTTTGATTAtatgagagaaagagagagagaagaagaggctGGGATTCTGTAAGGTGTTGGTGCTTATGTGGCAGAATTGTGTCCACTGTCCACTGATGGAACCAGATATATGGAGATAAGATAAGTTGCTGTTCAATTGAATTTCACTGTGTGATGTTTAATACTCGTTAGCAGTGACGCTAATTTGAGGTCAGGACTAGGGGTGGCAACGGGGCGGGTAGGGGCGGGTTTTTGCTCTACCCGACCCCGCCCCGCCCTACAAAAAACCCGCATCAAACTGGATTGGCACTTTGAAGTTGAAAGCTAGAGTTGAGTCCTAATCAAATTCAGATTAGATTAGAATCTGAATTTGTTCCAAATAGGAATGGGTAGTTCCTAAGGAGAAATTAGTGTTTGTAATCTTGTGAaaagatagtgaaattccatcattgttgtgatggagactggattccatcattgttgtgatggagaccaGGACGCATAGCAAAAactgaataatataaataatataaataagtaattataaaataattaattttcttaattgacattataaaataattaattagtaagctatattttagtatatagaaaataataaataatataaataaacaatcacatgtcataatttttttaatgcattaaTACATcatattaaaaaagatattcaTGTACAATTAttcttaataattaatttcattaattttacCTATTTCATAGTTTGGATACTttgtttttagttataaaaatcttattaatttatttttaaacaaagtAGAGAAATTATCTTAAATCATCGTTTTCCTtatttaataattcaaaaatttagttAGAATCTCCAAACCAATAAGATATAGGTAATATCAAATATAATGATACTCTCTTGATATATTTTCACTCATCATTCTAgaaatagttttatttatttttaaaatttcaattgaaaaaaaaatacaggaTGAGGTTACTTAGTAAATTCAGATGGCATGATGACAGTTTTTGATGGTGAAGTTCTTGGTGGTAAAGTCAGAGTTAACAGATCTAAAGACACTTACGATTTTAGTTAAGGATTCTGATgtaaaagaagaacaattaatAATGGTTTTACGTAATAGGAGTATTGTGGAGTAGATTAACGGCAAAATGAAAACAAGCtggaaattaataataattttgaggaactaagacataaaataaagcAAGTGATGAAAAATTGCTGCGTGAAGTTCAGAGGTAGAAATGACttcaaggaaaagaagaaatggGAGTACATGGCGTTGAACAATCGCAATTTCGCAACAATTGCTTGGAATGGGAAGGAATGGATCATGGCAAGGCAACACAAGATGGAACATGTAGAGGTTAACAATGGAGACTATGTATAGAATATTTTGTGGAACAGGAAGATTGGATATGGGTAATGGGAATGCAACAATCATGTTGGCCATCTTTGGAAGGAGGTAACAATAAATACAAGGTGACTCTAAAGTTGGGCATGCAGCGGGTGCTTTTACATGAGCACAAAATGATATGTGTATGTGTTAGTGCTATTTAATTTGTATGTAAATTTCTTATGTATGTTTTGTTAGTTGAGATTTGAGGTGCTTTTGTTGTGTTTGACAAAAACTTGTAATTTGTAGTGGTCTTTGATGGCATTTATAATGGGGATTACTAAGAGTCAGTAACACTTCTCTCCTATTTGAATCGAGACTAATACTAAGATTACTAACTATCTAAAACAATTGAgaaaatacactaaaaaaattattacgaTTTTACTAAGAAACTAGAGTAAATAATCATTCCTAATCACAAAAGATATAAACAATGACAAATTTATCCCTTCtttatcaaattcattttcacaacctctcttctttttcctcttcctcttcctacACCTCTACCGCCCCACTTAACTTCAACTTGATAAACCCACCTTCATCGTCCTACATCAACTCACCCACCAGAAATTCTCCCTTCCAAAATTTGTGATGATTCATATCTATTGTACCTATCCCCAATCCCTTTCAatcaatacaaaaaaaattgaagatccCGTTAGGTTTTTCCTCGCCGGATTGAAGCTGGTAGCTAACAGACCGCACTGCATTAGATTTGATGCCGTTGTGGACAAGATTAGCCACGGGGACGCGGCATTCGTCGATGAGCTTGTTGCCGAGGAGAGTACCGTCGTGGCAGAAATCGAAGCATAAAAAGAGGCCCTCGGAACCTTCTAGAAGCGAGGGTGTAATTCACGCGAGGTCAAAGATTCCGTCGTGGTGCCACACCGGGTTAGCTCCATCGCCATCGGTTTCTCTTTCGGTTCTGGTCCGCTGCTATTGACTCTAGCATGGTGAAGAGAGATCCATTGATGGTGTTGTTATTGATCTGCTTCCAGTCATCGTTAAAATCAGAAAGAGGTGCTTTTGACTTGTTGAGAAGCAGGTGATGGTAAAGGTGGTGGTGATGAGTTGATTTCACCGCCGACTTTGATGTCGAAGTTCCTCCTTTCATCAGGTCTTTTTGAACTATAATTGTTAGCTCCAAATGAAATCGTTCAAAGACAGGTTCCAGTTTCGAAACCTACACATGAAGTTGGTCACCGAATTACCAAAATGactattcttaatttttctccATCTTCACAAACCCAACACATATTCCTTCAAATCCGAATGCACTTTTGAGTATATGTTAGCAATGAATGaatacatagataaataaattgttACTGTTAtgcagagagagaaagagaaagaaatagaagaaaaaaaagtatttcaTGTGCAGAGAGATCTGTAGAACACTaatggattggattggatttattaaaaaaaaaagataattttgaaTTCTGAATAGTTTTTGAGATTTTGGTTAGTTTTATCTACTGGAGTCTATCTTTTATAGTTATAGTGctggttttatttttttataaatagattTATCAACGTTTATATCATTTGTGGTTAGAAATGATTATTTACTCAAGAAACTAATTAAGAGTGCAACCAATTTCAGTCAACTAGTTAAAAAACAGACtcgttacaaaaaaaaataaaattcacaattcttcgttatactaattttttgaattttaaaattaaaaatagaaaaagatttgCTTAGTTGGCCtatattgtaattggttcatttagatattatcatattattacactaaaaccttgaaaaaaaaaacaaaatcagtCCTGCACGTCCTGTTAAATTATCATCAACATAAAATCAAGTTCATTCCACTCTCgtcacaaaataataataattgatggTAATCAATAGTTAAGAGAAGGGAAGTTGAATCTTAATCTTTTTTTACTGAGTATTATTTGCTGCCCTTTAAAATAACTTTAgaagatattttttctttttgtctcataaCAAGTCAAAAGACATTTTTTTCTCGTAACCAATTAGtagatatttttcaattttgtctcctacgcaacagaaacagaaatggagtagaagagaaacaggGAATCACACCCAAAAGTATCCTGATTCAGCTGTTAAGtacaatgcaacctacatctagtctccatcacaatagtgacggaatttcactataataatCTGATTATATACACCAATTCTTCCCTAGGAACTAGCCATTCTTATCTGGGACAAGTCTAAATTCTATCCCCAaaactgaacttgacttggtcaacTACCAAGTTTTCAATcgcaaagtgctaacccaacttgcaagagAATCTCCACGACTAAATCCCCATAGTGGTCCCCTAGATTCAGCCCGTGCACCAATTTAGCCCCTGAAATTCCAATTGCACTGTTTATGTCCCCCAGATTGCGATTTCGGCACCATAATGGTCCTTCGGAGAATTTCCGGCGTGAGTCAGCGACGTCGTTGCTTATGTGGCAGAGCCACTGCCACGATGGACATTCGGAACGACGTCGTTTCATGGGGCAAAACGATTGAAAGCCCACACGTCGCCGTTTTGATCACAGTGAGTGTAGTAGTAACTTGGATGTGGGGTTTGGCATTCGTTACgtcttctcctccatattttcccACCTCTCTCAACGCTTGGTCTCCTCCTCCATAATCAGTAGCGACGGGCAAGGGCACTGCTGCCTGGCTTCTTAACATTGCTGTACTGAACTTGGGGGAAGGTTCGTGGTTCACCATTGAAGCAACGACTGAAGAACCATTTAAGCTAGCTTCAAGgtacaaattttatattatttttttaattttttggatcATGTTTTATTCCTGATATGGCCGATTGTTAAAGTTAGTTGAACATGATGCATGTAGTTTGTGTTAGAATCCACTGCTTGTTAGGGTTTTAGTGTTTTCCTTCTTCAAACCAGTAATGCATGCTCTGTTTCTTGTGAAAAGAACAGGGGTAATCTCTGGTGGTGTGTAATACCTAAGTTATTTGTTGTTTTTGTGTTGCATGCGTGGTAAATTTTAAACATTTCCTCTGTTACGTTGCAGATGAACGCCGAATTGTTAGACATAATGTTTCATCATGGGGGAAATTTTGAGAGGGGTAAGGATGGGAGATGGACATACACACCTGACAATAAGCATTGTTTAGGTGATCTGGATGTGGACAAGTTGGATGTATTTTACCTGAGAAATTACTTCAAAGAGCTAGGCTATGAGACCATGAAGGAGGTTTGGTGGCAGGTCCCTGGGATGAGCCTGGAAGTAGGTTTGAGGCGTTTAGACTCTGATAATAAGTTGAGAGAGCTGTGTTCTCATGGTGGAAAGAACAATGAGGTAGTGGATGTTTACATTGAACATGGCATTTCAGAACCTGAAATAGTACAAGGAGAGGATGTTGTTGTGCATGTTGATGACCAGGTGAGGGAttttggagagcaagccaacaAATGCCAGGATGGTGAAAGACCCCCCTGTCAAACCTACCACCGAGAAGGACCCTCCTAGGAGTTTAAGCATGGTAACATACAAGCCCCAAGCTAAAGAGGCGTTACTGAAGAAGAGCAATGTGAATTCTAACATGGAGTCCCAGCCTAAGGCTAAGTCAAAGTCTAAGCCTAAGACAGTTTCCAAACCCAAACCCATGGCCAGACAGAACAATGTAACTAGGACTAGGAGATATTGTCTAAGGTCTGTAGGAAAAGATATTTCAAAAGCAAAGGAAAATGCTAGTGATCATGTTCTTTTATCCTCTAATTCAGACTCTCATGACAGCTACGAGAGTGCTGAGGACGAGGCCTATAAGCCACAAGAGCCGGATGATAGCTCAGATGAATCGGGCATTGGATATATTGTTCCTTCACAGAAGAAGAAAGTCAAGAAACCCAATGCAAGGAAGAAGGTCCAGGATGAGAGTGGAAAGGAAAAAGGGAAGGCCAAGGTCTGTGTTGATGATGATGGATTTGTGGAAGACGTTTCTGATGAAGATGTGGACATCGGATTTGTGGGGGGAGGTCTAAAGGGGGATAACCATGACGCTTTTGATCCGGGGTCAGAATTGGATGGTGGCAATTCATGGCACTCTTTGGAGATGAAAGCACCACCTAATTCAGAGGATGAGCTGGTTGGAGAAGAAAGTTCAGAGGA encodes the following:
- the LOC107464158 gene encoding 33 kDa ribonucleoprotein, chloroplastic, whose protein sequence is MAATRIASSLFSSSINTTVKNCFASKTIIDPPLIAISSNRKLSSLTQCYYFVEPLSLIGVTKLWTPKTSAAVVVSQEEIALSDDAGLVEEEKERQVLEEQQQDDSTESSINTKLYFGNLPYSVDLNLLFDVMHSRNSIMLIILYIYLQVLYDRDTGKSRGFAFVTMSCIEDCNAVIQNLDGKEFLGRTLRVNFADKPKPKEPLYPETEHKLFVGNLSWSVTSESLTEAFQEYGTVVGARVLYDGETGRSRGYGFVCYSTKAEMEAALTSLNDVELEGRAMRVSVAQGKRSQG